In Aestuariibaculum lutulentum, one DNA window encodes the following:
- a CDS encoding DUF6427 family protein, with product MIASLFSKSKPINFVVVLFITLLSFTVARIPLFNQPMTVALIFKQSLVFLLCCITILVVNFIISKNNLTKKNNYDVLLYSVFLLTFVQTTDDVNILFANFFFLLGLRRIMSLRTEKSIKKKLFDAAFWIAIASLFYFWAILFFVLIIVSLLLYSDNDLRHWIIPYTGVATVFILSVCTSIVVTGDYFDLLHINPQIGADFTAYNSVKYLVGITMLLSFGIWASMFYLKNLKSKKKSFRASFQIIIIAFLVAALVIAMAPNKTGSEFLFAFAPLAIIITNYLETIDENWFKEVFLSILVVVPFIMLLL from the coding sequence ATGATAGCAAGTCTTTTTAGTAAATCTAAGCCAATAAATTTCGTCGTAGTACTTTTTATTACGCTTTTGTCTTTTACTGTGGCTAGAATTCCGTTGTTTAATCAACCAATGACTGTGGCTTTAATTTTCAAGCAGTCATTGGTTTTTTTATTGTGTTGTATTACAATTTTGGTGGTCAATTTTATTATTTCAAAGAATAATTTAACCAAAAAAAACAACTACGATGTATTATTGTATAGTGTGTTTTTACTCACTTTTGTACAAACTACAGACGATGTCAATATACTGTTTGCTAATTTCTTTTTCCTTCTAGGATTGAGGCGAATAATGAGCTTACGAACAGAAAAGAGTATTAAAAAAAAACTGTTTGATGCTGCTTTTTGGATAGCCATTGCATCACTATTTTATTTTTGGGCAATTCTGTTTTTTGTGTTGATAATTGTGAGTTTGTTATTGTATTCCGATAACGATTTACGTCATTGGATAATACCTTATACAGGGGTAGCTACCGTGTTTATATTGTCGGTTTGCACATCCATAGTTGTTACCGGAGATTATTTCGATTTACTTCATATTAATCCACAAATAGGAGCTGATTTTACAGCATATAATTCGGTGAAATATTTAGTAGGAATTACGATGTTATTGTCTTTTGGAATCTGGGCCTCCATGTTCTATTTGAAGAATTTAAAAAGTAAAAAGAAGTCGTTTCGCGCGTCTTTTCAAATTATAATTATAGCCTTTTTGGTTGCCGCGTTAGTGATTGCCATGGCACCAAATAAAACAGGTAGTGAATTCTTATTTGCCTTTGCTCCTTTGGCTATTATCATTACCAATTACCTGGAAACCATCGATGAAAATTGGTTTAAAGAAGTATTTTTATCTATTCTCGTGGTGGTACCTTTTATTATGTTATTGCTGTAA
- a CDS encoding DUF6341 family protein: MKDFFYAIQDLFVNVLFKPLDALRALELENWFAASAISWIFVVICLVAIVYWMLQLKKFNDNNEEDKTVSSHSFL; encoded by the coding sequence ATGAAAGACTTTTTTTACGCGATACAGGATTTATTCGTTAATGTTCTTTTTAAACCTTTAGATGCTTTACGTGCTTTAGAACTTGAAAACTGGTTCGCAGCAAGCGCCATTTCTTGGATTTTTGTTGTTATCTGTCTAGTAGCTATCGTGTACTGGATGTTACAACTTAAAAAGTTTAACGACAACAACGAAGAAGACAAAACTGTTTCTTCGCACTCGTTTTTATAA
- the purD gene encoding phosphoribosylamine--glycine ligase, with translation MNILVLGSGGREHAFAWKIAQSPLCNELYVAPGNSGTANVATNVNIGVTDFEAIKELVLEKGIDLVVVGPEDPLVQGVHDFFLKDDAIKHVSVIGPQKEAAELEGSKEFAKEFLYRHNIPTAAYESFTAETVEKGYAFLETLNAPYVLKADGLAAGKGVVILNDLDEAKAELKSMLVDAKFGQASTKVVIEEFLDGIELSCFVLTDGENYKILPTAKDYKRIGEGDTGLNTGGMGAVSPVPFATDEFLNKIEERIVKPTIEGFKKDKLPYVGFVFIGLIKVGDDPKVIEYNVRMGDPETEVVLPRLKNDFVEVLQAMANGTLNEINIEIDERAATTIMMVSGGYPEAYEKGKEITGLDAVEDSIPFHAGAQLKDGKVVTTGGRVIAITSYGETYQEAIKKSYQSIDKLNFDKMYYRKDIGFDL, from the coding sequence ATGAATATATTAGTTCTTGGTTCAGGAGGAAGAGAACATGCTTTCGCTTGGAAAATCGCTCAAAGCCCGTTATGTAATGAATTGTATGTAGCACCTGGAAACTCAGGTACTGCAAATGTAGCGACCAATGTAAATATTGGTGTAACCGATTTTGAAGCAATTAAAGAATTAGTATTAGAGAAAGGGATTGATTTGGTTGTAGTAGGGCCGGAAGATCCTTTAGTACAAGGGGTTCACGATTTCTTTTTAAAGGATGATGCTATTAAGCATGTTTCAGTTATCGGGCCACAAAAGGAGGCTGCTGAATTAGAAGGAAGTAAAGAATTCGCTAAAGAATTTTTATACCGTCATAACATTCCAACAGCTGCTTACGAAAGTTTTACTGCCGAAACTGTTGAGAAAGGATATGCGTTTTTAGAAACTTTGAATGCGCCGTATGTGCTTAAAGCCGATGGTTTAGCTGCTGGAAAAGGGGTTGTTATTTTAAATGATTTAGACGAAGCTAAAGCGGAATTAAAAAGCATGTTAGTCGATGCTAAATTCGGACAGGCGAGTACTAAAGTGGTGATTGAAGAGTTTTTAGATGGTATCGAGTTAAGCTGTTTCGTGTTAACCGATGGTGAAAACTATAAAATTTTACCAACCGCTAAAGATTACAAACGTATTGGAGAAGGTGATACCGGATTAAATACGGGTGGTATGGGAGCTGTTTCTCCAGTACCTTTCGCTACAGATGAGTTTTTAAATAAAATTGAAGAGCGTATTGTTAAGCCAACTATCGAAGGGTTTAAGAAAGATAAATTACCTTATGTAGGTTTCGTATTTATCGGGTTAATTAAAGTAGGTGACGACCCTAAAGTAATAGAATATAACGTACGTATGGGAGATCCGGAAACGGAAGTTGTTTTACCAAGATTGAAGAATGACTTTGTTGAGGTTCTTCAGGCTATGGCAAACGGAACACTTAACGAAATTAACATCGAAATCGATGAGCGTGCAGCTACAACCATTATGATGGTGTCTGGAGGTTATCCTGAAGCTTACGAAAAAGGTAAAGAAATTACAGGTTTAGATGCTGTGGAAGATTCTATTCCTTTTCATGCAGGGGCACAGTTAAAAGATGGGAAAGTGGTAACAACAGGAGGACGTGTTATTGCAATTACCTCTTACGGAGAAACCTACCAGGAGGCCATAAAAAAATCTTACCAAAGCATAGATAAACTAAACTTTGATAAGATGTATTATCGTAAAGATATAGGATTCGATTTATAA